The genomic DNA CCTGTAAAAGGATATTTCAGTCATGACATGGCCTAAGTGTTaaatgtgaaatatatatatactggcAAATGTATTGTATGCATGTCCCGTCCAAACCGTAATTTCATGctttcagttttttattttacggtaacaaagaaaacatattaaaatgacacaaaattttaatctcTTAACGCTGGACATCTAAAACCGTTGGACCGGCCCTAACTGTACATACCGTATTGTTTGGACCAAGTGACGTAGTGAGGAAGAAGGCGTGGAACGATGTTGTGGTGGATGGAGGAGCAATCTTTAGAAGCGGAGTGGGAGAGCATTTTGGAGACATCGACGATGTTTCCGGTAAGGAGGCGTGGTTTAGGGCCGGTGACGCCTTGACGTTCCATAAACTTCTTGATGCNGTGAGCCGCCTCATCTCCTCTCCGATCTCCACCTCTTCCTCACCTTCCTTTCTCAGCCTCTCCGCCATCAAACTCGTGCACTCCACCATATGCTTCGCGTATCCTTTGAGTCTATCACGTGTGAACGCTGGCGCCGTCATGTGGCGCTGGTGGTGCCAAGCCTCGCCATTGGCCATGAGTAGCCCACGTCCGATAAACCCTTTAGTCCCTTGCTGTTGCAACCATGATTTCCCGGTGACGGGATTGTGCTTCGTTAGCAATTCCTTAATCATCTCTGTCTCCGTCAAGCATAGCCTTGGTTCTGTCCCGTTCCATACGATAAATCTCTTCCCTGTAAAAGGATATTTCAGTCATTACATGGCCTAAGTGTTaaatgtgtaatatatatatactgccAAATGTATTATATGCATGTCCCCGTCCAAACcgtaatttcatgttttcagttttttatttttattttacggtaacaaagaaaacatattaaaatgacacaaaattttaatcttaacGCTGGACATCTAAAACCGTTGGACCGGCCCTAACTGTACATACCGTATTGTTTGGACCAAGTGACGTAGTGAGGAAGAAGGCGTGGAACGATGTTGTGGTGGATGGAGGAGCAATCTTTAGAAGCGGAGTGGGAGAGCATTTTGGAGACATCGACGATGTTTCCGGTAAGGAGGCGTGGTTTAGGGCCGGTGACGCCTTGACGTTCCATAAACTTCTTGATGCGTCTTGGTGTGAGGAAGTAGCAACAAATGGAATCGTATAGGACTCTCAATATCAAAGTCATGACTATCACGAGGACATACTTTAGTATTAAGATAACCATCATCTTTATATTCTTTATtctattagaaaaataaacaagatttttgagaaagagagaattgaAGAGATGGTTTGGTGAGAGATACGGAACAGCATTGCTAAGTACCAAAGCATCTCTTTTATAGGTGCTGCAGAGAGCAGtggagcaaaaaaaaacaaaaacgatgataatataatgtctttttttttgttatactctaatcttttactttttcaaaaatgtttggtactttttaaaaaactacttATTTATTAGTTCTTTTTGTTCTCgacttcatttttttcatagatATAAACACGTAAGGAGTAGAAATTCGCCGACTAGTCGTCGCAGAtctaatttcaattttaattattataactgaTATTGTGGCTGGTGCTATATATAGCTTTTCGTTTATAAATTAAAGATTTCGGCTGTAAGTAATCCTTCAAGTTTTGTTTATGGATAACTAATATAAGTATGATACGTGAAAGTTAGTCGttaatattagtttatttgtagttataattttttttataaagaggggtgtaaaaactaggtttccacaatgaatttgtttatgggggaaaacaaattcagtaaagtaaTCTCTTTAAAAAATCGATCTAAGCtttgaaattagaagaaagGGAATTAATCtcaaagaattagggtttagattgctaagaacaagaagagaactgaATAATTGTACTCGATCCTGGATGATCTACAATGGAAAAGTCTCTCCctatttatacatattcatagatcacataatatattaactttccttctGAGATGAactgaaataaggaaagttgcttTATCTCTTGAGTCGGCCGCCgggcgaagtggaagtcggttcTTCTCCTTCGAGGCTGGGCTTCCTCCGTCCGAATTGGGCTTAAATGACCTAATTGAGTtcttaaccggattcccggttaaATAACCAAATCGTCTTTCTGTTTTagttcggtatgtcgggggtgctaaatccggcaccaacaattagtctcCCCCAGTTCTGAATATTCGAAATTCAATTCAAATATTTTGAACTATGGAAAAGAGAATATCCGATCTAAACCATAaggaattatttgattttaccCGGATTTCCGTGTCATAACACTGTGAATCGTCCGGACGACACGTGTTGTTTGCGTCACATCTGCTAGGTCAGAAATCAAAGAGTCGCGTAGGTCATAATTACTTTTCATAGGGTTGCCGCCCATTCGACTCTATAAGTACGTCCCTCTCTtcgtcatttctcattttctgccAACAGTGAAAGGTAATCTGCTCcgaactctcttctttttatttatttatctccatttttcttcCGCACTCTCCGAACTCACATTATGGCGGGCACTTCGGATCCCTCTTTTTCGCCGGAAAGCGAAAGCGAACAATTAATTCGTCGCACCTCCATACGCATTGCGCAGATCGGAGAATCCAGTAAATCGGGCTCCGAAATCCCACTACTTCTAACTCGCTGCTCGGCTGGAGCCTCATCGTCACAGACTCCTCTACTAATTCGCCATGAAGACGGGAGTGCCGAGCTGACTCAAGATATGTTATCACAGGAAGAAGATCAGTTCGCACCTTTAGGAATCTCAATCGAAGACATCGATCCTTTGTTAGACCATGAAAGACGAACTGGAGGCGACAAGAGTTTGAGTTCGATCAAAACCGTGAACGATATGCTGAATGCATGTGGTCTATTTAACAGCAACGTCACAATTTTGATTCCTCGAGCTGACCGGCGCCCCTGGAACTCCCCAGAAGGGTATATATGCTTGTACGAGGGTTATTTTACCGAATGTCGCCTCTTATTCCCAATCCCAGCGTTAATATCACTCTACGCCCAAAGACGCAGGATAGCGATCTGCCAGTTTGTCCCTGGAGCCATTTGTAACTTTATGGATGCCCTTACCATAGCAGCCGAAGTCGGAGTCAACATCGGAGTTCAATGCTTTGAGCAACTATCCAACTTTAAGTTATCAAAGAGTCCGCATCGCTGGGAAGTGAATATGAGGCCGGCGCACAATTTCCTTATCGGTAACAGAGTGAACAAATTCAAGAAGTGGGCAAACCACTACTTCTACATCCGCGTCGATCAGTACTCACTCGTTAATCCATTGGGTTTCcatcggagagtgtggaatgaaaatcctggtagattttatatttccagTACATTTTAACTGACTTCGGCACCCCTGaccagttttaactttttcgtGTCTTGCTTCCAGATCGTCCATTTTGCGCAACGTGTCTAGCTCCAGACTATCATCCCGTCAGGAACGCTCTACTATCCGGGAACAATCGTCGGTGGGAATTTATTACTCGTATCCGTGTTGAAACAGCGATGGGCAAACCCAGGACAACATTCCCAAGTTTCACGAGTTCGCTGGGACAAACTGCAGAACCAGCCGGGTCACGTGTCATTGAATCCGACAGTCTCCAGATCGTTCGCCGAGAAACTCAGGCTGCCATCGAAGTCGATGTCGATCATCCTCGGGACCGGACTGACGTCGATCCTGTTCAGGATCGGACCGTCGTCGATCCTACTCGGGCCCCTGAAGAAAATGTCGACATAGTCGACGTTGCGAAAGACGATACCCTTCCCCTAGCTTTAGGGAATGCCGATCCTCCGAACAATGAACAGGATGTCCCTCAGCTTGGAGCTGgatcgaaaaagaagaagaggaagcagaaaaagaagaagcagatcgGAGATGACTCAGTCGCTGAGCCGCAGTCGGTAGTAAACCGCAACCGCTCGGCTGAAGATGCCGGACTGGAATCTGCCGACCGATTCCACCTGGCAAGAGAGAATGACAAAACAGATCGGTTTGCCTTCGAGTATTTCGGTGATACCCCTCTGGTCACAAATCGCGATGCTTCAGGCGAACTCTTCCGAACCTTGAAGATCTCCAATCGAATCCTTCCGTCAGTGGACGAACTGGAGTTCAAACAAGCGTTCCTTGACGTCGCCGAATCCCACTTAATGGTTTgccttattattttctttaacttgttCAAACTTTGTGCGGGAAAAACTGACGTATGTTCTTTGAATCCACAGACTGCCGCCAGGATGAATATGCTGACTCAGTTGTACGATAGGCAAGCCAAAACCGATAAGAAGTCTGGATTTGAGCTCGAAAAGGTGAAGGAATGCGCGGAACAAATCCGAGTCGCCAGCGAAGCTAAAGACGAGAGGATCAAGGAGCTTGAAGCTCTTATCGCCAAAAAGGATTGTATCATCGCTAAATCCGAACTGAGGATTGGCGAACTGAATTCCCGAGCGCTTACtctcgaagaagagaaatcCGAACTGCAGGGAGCATGTGACGAGTTGAAAATCCAACTCGACTTTGAAGTTAAAAGACTTCGGCGGGATCATTTGGAGAAGGTGGAGCGAACCGCGAAGAAAGCGGATACTCGATTGGATAAGGTCAAGGCTTATCTAGTCGAACAAGAGAAGATTCGCCCCTTGGTAAATATGTTAAACCAAGCTATCGGAGTACAGGAAACTGTGCAATATCTGATTGAAAAGGGGACCGTCATTCCCGAGGAGCGAATCGCGGAGATTGATAAAAACAAGGCCAAAGCCGAGGAAACTATCAAAGCGATTGATGTCCTCGAACTGAATGAAAATGACCTCGTCATGTCCCCGGATCAGCTCGGTTATGGACTTCTTCACCCCGGAACGATGGCTCCGGACTCCGTCCACCATCCGTATGGCTCCAATGCCGAGAGCTTCCAGGCTGATCTGACCGGTGCCTTGGATGcttaactttcatttttttgtttttgttgcaaaCTCTATTAAGTATGGATTTGAATACCCTTGTAAAACATTGCCGACTTGTTTGGCCCATTCTCCCTTTTGGAACTTCTTTGCcagaatttttcctttttaccagAAAANCTCAGTTGTACGATAGGCAAGCCAAAACCGATAAGAAGTCTGGATTTGAGCTCGAAAAGGTGAAGGAATGCGCGGAACAAATCCGAGTCGCCAGCGAAGCTAAAGACGAGAGGATCAAGGAGCTTGAAGCTCTTATCGCCAAAAAGGATTGTATCATCGCTAAATCCGAACTGAGGATTGGCGAACTGAATTCCCGAGCGCTTACtctcgaagaagagaaatcCGAACTGCAGGGAGCATGTGACGAGTTGAAAATCCAACTCGACTTTGAAGTTAAAAGACTTCGGCGGGATCATTTGGAGAAGGTGGAGCGAACCGCGAAGAAAGCGGATACTCGATTGGATAAGGTCAAGGCTTATCTAGTCGAACAAGAGAAGATTCGCCCCTTGGTAAATATGTTAAACCAAGCTATCGGAGTACAGGAAACTGTGCAATATCTGATTGAAAAGGGGACCGTCATTCCCGAGGAGCGAATCGCGGAGATTGATAAAAACAAGGCCAAAGCCGAGGAAACTATCAAAGCGATTGATGTCCTCGAACTGAATGAAAATGACCTCGTCATGTCCCCGGATCAGCTCGGTTATGGACTTCTTCACCCCGGAACGATGGCTCCGGACTCCGTCCACCATCCGTATGGCTCCAATGCCGAGAGCTTCCAGGCTGATCTGACCGGTGCCTTGGATGcttaactttcatttttttgtttttgttgcaaaCTCTATTAAGTATGGATTTGAATACCCTTGTAAAACATTGCCGACTTGTTTGGCCCATTCTCCCTTTTGGAACTTCTTTGCcagaatttttcctttttaccagaaaaagaaaattgacaATTTCGAGGAATTGCATCTTTTCCATTTTGCACGGAATATGGAAATTTGGAAAGGGTTTCACCTCCCAATATTCATATAAATCAACCGGCGCTGTCTCCGAACTAAACAACTTGCGAAAAACTTTCAATCAAAGCGATGTCGAGCTCTATCAGCAGCGTGGAATCCCCTCTAGTCGGGAATGATGTCCCGACGTTCTCGAACGCCGAAGCTATCAAAAGGGGTTGGCCTACTACCCGAACATCCGAGCTCCTTGGATGCTGATGTTCCGCGTCAAACCAGAAGAAAGGCGTGACTTGAAAGAATTTCTCCATCAGGTGGAATACCGTCACACGGAGTATCGCGATCGGCTCGCCGCATCAGAACAAGCGCAACACGAATTGCTGCTCAAACTTGAGATGCTCGAATCCCTCCCTAAAGATTGGATCGAGAATGGATATGAGAGGATAGAAGCCCTGCCGCCATGCCTGGTTGCGTACTGCAACGAGTGCCGAAAGGAAGCAGATCAGAAGCCGACACACATGGATCCTACCCTGATTGGTGACTTCATTCCAGGAAACGTCAAGCCGTTTTATATTAGTAGGCGTGCTAATGATGCCGAACTTGCTAAAGCCGACATCTTCTTTCGTCAGGTAACTGtcattctatttttgttttttcttttatcgcGAGACATCTAGTAATGTCCGCTCCAAACTAATCCGTCGTTGACTTCGCGTATGCAGATCGAAGGCACATATCAAGAACTGAGCCATGATCTTCAgtactttcatatgaaaaaaGGTAGGATCGACCGCCATCTGAGGACTTTGGAATCCGAAATTGCCATACTCAAGGCAAAAAGGAAAAGGACTATTGACTTGCTGGATGAGTCCGAACAGAAGGCCAGGGCACTGGAAACTCGCCCCGAGGATTGGAAGAAGACCGGACTGCAACTGTTGTGGCCGATGCCAAAACGACTCAAGACGAGTGTTCGTGAGATCGCCGCGAATGGCGCACTAGTTCGGAATTAACAGGTTTTATTTGAGTATTTAATAAGATTTAGCCGCATTGTAGCAGGCGAATTTGGAATTTTACCTTGAAAACCAGAATAATATTTTACCGCATTAAAGCAGGAAGTTTTTACTTGGTCGTTGTTTTGCTATTTTATTGTCGAAAAATGTACCAGAAGCGAGACGTCTCCTGGCTTATATCcgacaatttttattaaaagatgGTAGAAAACATCgatcaaactttaaaaattaggCTATTTGGCCCTAACGGGATACGTTTGGCCGGAGGGCGAGATATtgggctcggcttatctccTTTGCTTTAGTTCGGATGTCGGAATGCAAAATTATTCTCTGGGTTCAGCTAACCATTCCGTCTGAACTAAAGTTTgggtgcgaaataaatactctggaTTCGGCTTATCCCAAAATTAAAAGATCGGGTGCggaataaatactctgggtccggcttatccctACATATGAAAGTCAGGTACGAAGTAACAACTCTGGGTTTGGCTTATCCTGAGAAATTGTGCATAGTTACGCGAGTTGATCACCTGGCCAGGGTGTCAACGAGGAGTGAGTTCGGAATGTACCAATACTTAGTCCAGATCGGATTAAGAACCGAGATATATGTGTACATactctccttttttctttttggaaataaaaagaCGCGTTGCACTAAATGTGTTACGCGGTCTTTGAGAATTATTCTCGGGACGCAGCAAAAATTTCGCTGCGTTCTGATTGGTGGACTCGGCGGCGGTTACTTCCCACGACCCTATATAAATAGGGTTGagtgttgggaaaaaaaaacattccaacTTCCACAatttcaagaaaaagaagaatggtaACTACTCGATCCGCATGGCTACGACAGGCCCGGGAAAGAATAGCTGCTTCGGCTAGCGATTTCGGTCGTGCTGAAACGTCGGATAATCCCTCTGCCCTAGATCGGGCGGAGACGTTTCTGGTTCGTGCACCTGTCCCCTTCGTCGATATGACTGGTACGGAGGGGAGTCTTATATGCCAGGAGCTCCAACGGTACCGAGCTCGCCGCTACAGGTTGGGGGCGCATCTTACGGCGAGATGCCTTAGGCTCGCTGAGATCTTTCGGTTTTACCGCTTGGAAGGGACTGTTCGGGTCCTGAACGAGATGATCGCCGAAGGTTTCTCCTTGGCGAAATGGCGTATAACCCGGTTGCTTGCCGCGCGTGCGGCGTGCCAGGAACAGGTTGCGCGCATGGAGGTGCCTGCCCTACTTGAGGTCGACTGCCAACCCCTGGAAGATACCGCACACCCGTTTACCACGGACATCTGGGCCTACCGGGCTTCCCTGGAAAGGTTGAGGCGATATGCCAATTTTTTGGAATCGGCTGGCCCAATCTTTCGCGAAAGGCATATGGTCGAGGGCCCGTGCACCTTCCTGGAAGATTTGGTGTCTAGTGGCTTCAAAGTCCCGGTAGAAAGACTCGAGGCCATAAGGCGGGCACGCCGGTTTTGGCGAACCGAACTGATCAAGATGGAGGTGGAGGAACCATTGGAGGACGATCTGTCTGGTCCACGTCCTCCACTTCGGCTGAAGGAACATCCGGAACGGTAATGATGGGCCTCGTACCGTGGCGAACTCCAAAAATGggcagtcttttttttttttttagactagtTTGTCGCGAAGGGTTTTCCcctttgcgtctcttttctctctcttttttttatctattaatCGGTCAAATCTCCAAAGCATGTAATGGCGATTGATCAAGACTTGGTTGTATCAATTTGCTCATTCGAATTATCTGAATTAAGCAATGGAAGTTCTCCATTTGTATTTGAAATAATGCTTTTATACGAAGTGTAATGGAAATTAATCCAAACGACTTTCAGCGAAGTCTTATGAAGCAATGAAACTAGTATCGCGGAATTTGGCGTACTGCCTATCTAAGTGTATtcgaaacaaagaaagaagttttttCAGCCGAGAAAAgactttattaatatcttagctGCATTCACTTAATCTTGAAAAGACAAGGAATTGCCTACGTATCCCGAAACGGGGATCAAGCCAACCCGTATTTCGTGTTATAAAGGAAAGATGAATGGAGTTCGGATTCCCGAAAACTCCTAGTTAGGGTCGTAAACGGGGCTGCGTTCCACAACTTAGCAGTAATAACGCTTCTCCGGCCATGGTTACGAGTTCGTAGACGCCCGAGCGAACTGTCCTGGATACGAGGTACGGACCCTCCCACCGAGCGCCGAGTTTACCGGCGTTAACTTCTTTGGTGTTCTCGAAAACTTCCCGTAGAAGCAGATCGCCGCTGACGAACAGTCTTGTTTTAATACCGAGCCGCTGCGTCTTGGTAGTGTTGCACTCGAACTAAAGCTTGATCGCGCAGTTCTTCGGCAAGATCGTTGTGGTCAATCAGCATCCTGTCGTTAAGTTCGGGATTGTCGACCATCATGGTACGTCAGAGTGTTGGGACTCCTGCCTTGGAGTGTCCCGTGCTCCGCTGCGGGGTTGTGCGATAAGACCACAATACGCCATCGAGGTGGTCTGCCCATGCCCCCTTCCTTCGACCGAGTCGTTTTTTAAGTTCGTCGACGATCGACTTATTAGTGGCCTCAGCTTGTCCATTTCCTTGCGGGTATCGAGGAGTCGAAGTGCTGAGGCAAATTTGCCACTTAGTCAGGAAACGTCTGGTGATCATCGAGGTGAATTGTGTGCCGTTATCGGTGACAATCTCGTATGGAAGTCAGTGAcgacatatgatgttcttccatatGAAATTGGTTACGTCTAAGGATTGGATCTTTGTGAAGGACTCTGCTTCGACCCATTTGGTGAAGTAATCGGTCAGCACCAGGACATATTTCTTGGATTTTGATGTCGGCAGAGGACCTATAGCGTCCATGGCCCAGCGCATGAAAGGATATGGAGCTATTACGGTATTCAGCAGTTCGGGCGGGACATGCCGCATTGGTACATGGCTCTGACAGGCTTCACATTTTGCCGCGAAGGCTTCGCATTTTGCCGCGAAGGCTTCGCAGTCGGCCATCATGGTAGGCCAATAGTGTCCATCCGTCAGGTCATTTACTGGCCCGTTGACCTCCATTGGAACTGAGTCGTTGTTGATTACAACTATCTGACTGTGGGAGTCGATGCTAGGAGCGTCGATGCATTCGATCGGGATGATGCGCCGAAAATCAGGGTCGGAGCAGTTCGCCAAAGCTGCGAGGGCGTCGGCTGACGCGTTTTCGTTCTGTGGGACCTTCGTCAGAGAAAAAGATGTGAATTCCCCGGACAATGTTCGAACCAACTGCCGATACGCTCCCATTCGCTTATTTTTGGCGTCGAAGTCTCCGCTGAATTGGCTGACTAAGAGTTGGGAGTCACAAAAGACTTGCAAATGTGTCACTCCGAGTCCTCGTGCTAACCGAAGCCCCGCAAGGACGGCCTCGTACTCCGTTTTGTTATTTGACGCTTTGAAGTTGAGCTTTAATGCTTGCTCGAGAATTTCACCGGTGGGTGACTGGAGAATGAGTCCCACTCCGGATCCTTCATTCGTCGACGAACCATCGACGAACATTGTCCAATGCTCTTCCTTAGGAGTGGGGTCGCCGAGGTCAGGAGATAGCTCGGTGATGAAGTCGGCCAGGACTTGCGACTTCAAGCTTGGAGGTATTCAATATCATATTCACTTAGCTTGACTGCCCATTTCGCCATGCGTCCGGATTGGAGGGGGCTATGGAAGACAGTTCGGAGAGGCTGATCGGTAAACACGACGACAGAATGTGACTGGAAATAGGGTCGGAGCTTCCGTGCGGCGATGATCACTGCGAGTGCGAGCTTCTCCAGCGTGGGGTATCGTGATTCCGCGTCGTTGAGTGCTTTACTCGTGTAGAAGATAGGTTTTTGATCCCCG from Camelina sativa cultivar DH55 chromosome 7, Cs, whole genome shotgun sequence includes the following:
- the LOC109125458 gene encoding uncharacterized protein At3g60930, chloroplastic-like, whose protein sequence is MAGTSDPSFSPESESEQLIRRTSIRIAQIGESSKSGSEIPLLLTRCSAGASSSQTPLLIRHEDGSAELTQDMLSQEEDQFAPLGISIEDIDPLLDHERRTGGDKSLSSIKTVNDMLNACGLFNSNVTILIPRADRRPWNSPEGYICLYEGYFTECRLLFPIPALISLYAQRRRIAICQFVPGAICNFMDALTIAAEVGVNIGVQCFEQLSNFKLSKSPHRWEVNMRPAHNFLIGNRVNKFKKWANHYFYIRVDQYSLVNPLGFHRRVWNENPDRPFCATCLAPDYHPVRNALLSGNNRRWEFITRIRVETAMGKPRTTFPSFTSSLGQTAEPAGSRVIESDSLQIVRRETQAAIEVDVDHPRDRTDVDPVQDRTVVDPTRAPEENVDIVDVAKDDTLPLALGNADPPNNEQDVPQLGAGSKKKKRKQKKKKQIGDDSVAEPQSVVNRNRSAEDAGLESADRFHLARENDKTDRFAFEYFGDTPLVTNRDASGELFRTLKISNRILPSVDELEFKQAFLDVAESHLMVCLIIFFNLFKLCAGKTDVCSLNPQTAARMNMLTQLYDRQAKTDKKSGFELEKVKECAEQIRVASEAKDERIKELEALIAKKDCIIAKSELRIGELNSRALTLEEEKSELQGACDELKIQLDFEVKRLRRDHLEKVERTAKKADTRLDKVKAYLVEQEKIRPLVNMLNQAIGVQETVQYLIEKGTVIPEERIAEIDKNKAKAEETIKAIDVLELNENDLVMSPDQLGYGLLHPGTMAPDSVHHPYGSNAESFQADLTGALDA